From Watersipora subatra chromosome 2, tzWatSuba1.1, whole genome shotgun sequence, one genomic window encodes:
- the LOC137387899 gene encoding general transcription factor II-I repeat domain-containing protein 2B-like codes for MRLKFLQESDSQYDDLWLSKGIALQRVWTVRQHIEQVFSEIGGDAAERFLEILRSEHSLRDMAFLTDILAYLNDLNLKLQGEGRNVVELWQAVTSFKDKLHCFYEDINSDMNHFPIIREFENGRDDVVDLTAACAFLIDVSSEMERRFAAFDSINGIIELVACPFQAHQLWKTQVDNFPHVPRGVAELELCDLKADILAKAQFAEQTIVGFRTQPAVQEKYPMLCKMAVHLPTFFGTTYLCESMFSKLTFIKSRYRSVLTEEHTQKLLSVAVTKDKPDIAAIAAKQTCFHVSH; via the exons ATGCGGCTAAAATTTCTCCAGGAGTCTGATTCTCAGTATGATGATTT ATGGCTGAGTAAGGGTATAGCTTTGCAAAGGGTATGGACTGTAAGACAGCATATTGAGCAGGTTTTTAGTGAGATTGGAGGAGATGCAGCAGAACGATTTTTAGAGATTCTCAGATCGGAGCATTCACTGAGAGACATGGCTTTTCTGACAGACATTTTGGCCTATCTGAATGACCTAAATTTGAAATTGCAGGGTGAAGGTCGTAATGTGGTAGAACTCTGGCAGGCAGTAACATCTTTTAAAGACAAACTCCACTGTTTTTACGAGGACATAAACAGTGATATGAACCACTTTCCAATCATCAGAGAATTTGAGAATGGTCGTGATGATGTCGTGGACCTTACAGCAGCATGCGCTTTTCTCATTGATGTTTCTTCAGAGATGGAGCGTCGCTTTGCTGCCTTTGATAGTATCAATGGCATTATTGAACTGGTTGCGTGCCCATTTCAGGCACATCAGCTTTGGAAAACCCAAGTTGATAACTTTCCTCATGTTCCGAGAGGTGTGGCAGAATTAGAGCTGTGTGATTTAAAGGCAGATATACTGGCTAAAGCTCAATTTGCTGAGCAAACTATTGTAGGGTTCCGAACACAACCTGCTGTCCAGGAGAAGTATCCTATGCTATGCAAAATGGCAGTGCACTTACCTACTTTCTTTGGTACAACCTACTTGTGtgaatcaatgttttcaaagcTGACATTTATAAAAAGTAGGTATCGGAGTGTACTGACAGAGGAACACACTCAAAAGCTCTTATCTGTAGCAGTAACCAAAGATAAACCAGATATTGCAGCAATAGCTGCAAAGCAAACTTGCTTCCATGTGTCTCATTAA